The nucleotide sequence GCGCAGCGGTGCTTGACGGCCTGAAACGAGCCGATCGGCCGATCGAATTGCTTGCGACTGCAGGCGTATTCGATTGCCAGATCCAGGCATGCCTCGGCGCCACCGAGCATCTCAGCGGCCAGCAGCACCCGGGCCACGTCCAGTAGTCGGGCTACCTCGTCGGCTGAGCTCGCGGCCAAGGCTTCCGCCGGGGCCCGAACCAGTCGCAGCTTGGCGACCGGACGGGTGATGTCGAACGAGGGGAGTCCGACGACGGTGACCCCTGGGGCAGCGGCGTCCACCACGTAGAGGATCACCGCACCGTCGGATTCGGCCGGGACGACGAACAGGTCCGCGACATGGCCATGCAACACCGGGGCGCACTCGCCGGTGAGCACCGGGCGGCCGTCGCGCCGGCCGGCTCGCACCGAGGTCACCGATAGGTCGGGTCCGGCCGCCGCCAGCGCCCCGATCCGATCGCCGGAGAGCAGACCGCTGAGCAGGCCCTTGCGCTGCTCGCTATCACCCATGCGCAGTATCGCCTCGATCGCGAGGATCGTTGCGGCGAAGGGAACCGGGGTCAGTGCCCGGCCGAGTTCGCCGAATGCGATCGCGGTCTCCACCAG is from Mycobacterium marinum and encodes:
- a CDS encoding acyl-CoA dehydrogenase family protein, with amino-acid sequence MDFRYSTEQDDFRESLRGFLRDQAPPARVRQVTAVGGHDKKLWHRLCAELELPALHAPPEYGGAGGTLVETAIAFGELGRALTPVPFAATILAIEAILRMGDSEQRKGLLSGLLSGDRIGALAAAGPDLSVTSVRAGRRDGRPVLTGECAPVLHGHVADLFVVPAESDGAVILYVVDAAAPGVTVVGLPSFDITRPVAKLRLVRAPAEALAASSADEVARLLDVARVLLAAEMLGGAEACLDLAIEYACSRKQFDRPIGSFQAVKHRCADMMIEIDATRAAVMFAQLCAVGGDELHATAPLAKAQAADTYVLCAGSAIQVHGGIAFTWEHDLHLYFRRAKTTEALFGSSAHQRSLLADRVGL